The following coding sequences are from one Gossypium hirsutum isolate 1008001.06 chromosome A12, Gossypium_hirsutum_v2.1, whole genome shotgun sequence window:
- the LOC107919356 gene encoding protein PLANT CADMIUM RESISTANCE 12 isoform X2, translating to MFLHKPETAIPVFRPDTEDSPFRAYMTTQLPEGLWTTGLCECYGDVPNCLFTSICPCITMGRNSEIINRGEISCRSASLLHLATGVVLFGWIFGSKNRTKLRQHFSLPESPLPDWCAHLLCMWCTLCQEHRELRTRGADPSLGWEANLSKWLKDGLTPPIVVPRMETEA from the exons ATGTTTCTTCATAAACCCGAAACTGCAATCCCAGTGTTCAGACCAGACACTGAAGATTCGCCATTTCGAGCATACATGACGACGCAGTTGCCGGAAGGATTGTGGACAACCGGTCTTTGCGAGTGTTACGGAGATGTTCCTAATT GTTTGTTTACAAGTATATGTCCGTGCATCACCATGGGACGCAATTCCGAGATTATCAATAGAGGAGAAATAT CCTGCAGATCGGCCAGCCTCCTCCACCTTGCTACAGGGGTTGTGCTTTTCGGATGGATATTTGGGTCGAAAAACCGGACCAAGTTGAGGCAACATTTTTCATTGCCAGAGTCACCCTTACCAGATTGGTGCGCTCACCTGTTGTGCATGTGGTGCACTCTTTGTCAAGAACACCGCGAACTCCGAACCCGCGGAGCCGACCCCTCCTTAG GATGGGAGGCAAATTTGTCTAAGTGGCTTAAAGATGGACTCACTCCTCCAATTGTGGTACCACGCATG GAGACTGAAGCTTGA
- the LOC107919356 gene encoding protein PLANT CADMIUM RESISTANCE 12 isoform X3, which translates to MFLHKPETAIPVFRPDTEDSPFRAYMTTQLPEGLWTTGLCECYGDVPNCLFTSICPCITMGRNSEIINRGEISCRSASLLHLATGVVLFGWIFGSKNRTKLRQHFSLPESPLPDWCAHLLCMWCTLCQEHRELRTRGADPSLGWEANLSKWLKDGLTPPIVVPRMTEA; encoded by the exons ATGTTTCTTCATAAACCCGAAACTGCAATCCCAGTGTTCAGACCAGACACTGAAGATTCGCCATTTCGAGCATACATGACGACGCAGTTGCCGGAAGGATTGTGGACAACCGGTCTTTGCGAGTGTTACGGAGATGTTCCTAATT GTTTGTTTACAAGTATATGTCCGTGCATCACCATGGGACGCAATTCCGAGATTATCAATAGAGGAGAAATAT CCTGCAGATCGGCCAGCCTCCTCCACCTTGCTACAGGGGTTGTGCTTTTCGGATGGATATTTGGGTCGAAAAACCGGACCAAGTTGAGGCAACATTTTTCATTGCCAGAGTCACCCTTACCAGATTGGTGCGCTCACCTGTTGTGCATGTGGTGCACTCTTTGTCAAGAACACCGCGAACTCCGAACCCGCGGAGCCGACCCCTCCTTAG GATGGGAGGCAAATTTGTCTAAGTGGCTTAAAGATGGACTCACTCCTCCAATTGTGGTACCACGCATG ACTGAAGCTTGA
- the LOC107919356 gene encoding protein PLANT CADMIUM RESISTANCE 12 isoform X1 yields the protein MFLHKPETAIPVFRPDTEDSPFRAYMTTQLPEGLWTTGLCECYGDVPNCLFTSICPCITMGRNSEIINRGEISCRSASLLHLATGVVLFGWIFGSKNRTKLRQHFSLPESPLPDWCAHLLCMWCTLCQEHRELRTRGADPSLGWEANLSKWLKDGLTPPIVVPRMVTSTLKIID from the exons ATGTTTCTTCATAAACCCGAAACTGCAATCCCAGTGTTCAGACCAGACACTGAAGATTCGCCATTTCGAGCATACATGACGACGCAGTTGCCGGAAGGATTGTGGACAACCGGTCTTTGCGAGTGTTACGGAGATGTTCCTAATT GTTTGTTTACAAGTATATGTCCGTGCATCACCATGGGACGCAATTCCGAGATTATCAATAGAGGAGAAATAT CCTGCAGATCGGCCAGCCTCCTCCACCTTGCTACAGGGGTTGTGCTTTTCGGATGGATATTTGGGTCGAAAAACCGGACCAAGTTGAGGCAACATTTTTCATTGCCAGAGTCACCCTTACCAGATTGGTGCGCTCACCTGTTGTGCATGTGGTGCACTCTTTGTCAAGAACACCGCGAACTCCGAACCCGCGGAGCCGACCCCTCCTTAG GATGGGAGGCAAATTTGTCTAAGTGGCTTAAAGATGGACTCACTCCTCCAATTGTGGTACCACGCATGGTAACgtcaacattaaaaataattgattaa
- the LOC107918591 gene encoding transcription factor TGA2.3 isoform X2 has translation MQSFKAAATTNPDMFCHSSFFLRGDDCNSRNQTRFPDLGELDHSAAAFHHDDAFDLSPSSIFSLKSNNVGVVANCLHYGALNTSIGATAIVSSGTGCLDTGQFMYQKGATFGASLGNGHIENWADSGLADNSQQTDTSTDVDTDHKNQLHGVQNAAVMVDSVDQSKSKSGDQKTLRRLAQNREAARKSRLRKKAYVQQLESSRLRLTELEQELQRARQQGIFIASGLSGDHGHTVAGNAALAFDMEYGRWLDEHQRLINDLRSAVNSHMGDNELCILVGGVMAHYDEVFRLKSIGAKADVFHMLSGMWKTPAERCFMWLGGFRSSELLKSSQQAEDALSQGMEALQQSLVDTLSSASLGPSASGNVADYMGQMAIAMGKLATLENFLHQADLLRQQTLQQMQRILTTRQAARALLVFSDYTSRLRALSSLWLARPRN, from the exons ATGCAGAGCTTCAAAGCTGCCGCAACTACTAATCCAGACATGTTTTGCcactcttctttctttctcag AGGAGACGATTGTAATAGCCGTAACCAGACGCGTTTCCCGGATCTTGGAGAGCTTGATCATTCCGCTGCTGCTTTTCATCACGATGATGCTTTTGATTTAAGCCCAA GCTCCATTTTTAGTTTAAAATCCAACAATGTTGGTGTTGTTGCTAATTGCTTGCACTATGGCGCCTTGAACACG AGCATTGGTGCAACAGCGATAGTTTCAAGTGGAACGGGGTGTTTGGATACAGGGCAGTTCATGTACCAGAAGGGCGCAACATTTGGTGCCTCGTTGGGAAATGGCCATATTGAGAACTGGGCTGACTCTGGCCTTGCTGATAATAGCCAACAGACTGACACTTCTACTGATGTTGACACTGACCATAAAAACCAG CTTCATGGAGTTCAAAATGCAGCTGTAATGGTGGATTCGGTGGATCAATCCAAGTCAAAAAGTGGTGATCAAAAG ACACTTCGCAGGCTTGCTCAGAATCGAGAAGCTGCAAGGAAGAGTAGATTGAGGAAAAAA GCCTATGTCCAGCAGCTTGAGAGTAGTCGACTCAGGCTTACAGAACTAGAGCAAGAGCTTCAAAGGGCACGGCAGCAG GGTATTTTTATTGCATCTGGACTTTCTGGGGACCATGGCCATACAGTTGCGGGAAATG CTGCTCTGGCATTTGACATGGAATATGGACGCTGGCTTGATGAACATCAACGACTGATAAATGACTTAAGATCAGCTGTAAATTCTCATATGGGGGATAATGAATTGTGCATTCTTGTTGGGGGTGTCATGGCTCATTATGATGAGGTTTTCAGGCTAAAAAGCATTGGTGCCAAGGCAGATGTATTTCACATGCTATCTGGTATGTGGAAAACACCTGCAGAGAGGTGCTTTATGTGGTTGGGAGGATTTCGTTCATCCGAACTTCTGAAG TCGTCTCAACAGGCTGAAGATGCCTTATCACAAGGAATGGAAGCTTTGCAACAATCTTTAGTAGACACCCTTTCATCTGCATCTCTGGGTCCTTCTGCCTCTGGAAATGTTGCAGACTACATGGGCCAGATGGCAATTGCAATGGGCAAACTTGCCACATTGGAAAACTTTCTTCACCAG GCTGACCTTTTGAGGCAGCAAACTCTGCAACAAATGCAGCGGATTTTGACCACACGCCAAGCAGCCCGAGCCCTTCTAGTTTTTAGTGATTACACTTCTCGGCTCCGGGCACTTAGCTCCTTATGGTTAGCCAGACCTAGAAactga
- the LOC107918591 gene encoding transcription factor TGA2.3 isoform X1: MQSFKAAATTNPDMFCHSSFFLRGDDCNSRNQTRFPDLGELDHSAAAFHHDDAFDLSPSSIFSLKSNNVGVVANCLHYGALNTSIGATAIVSSGTGCLDTGQFMYQKGATFGASLGNGHIENWADSGLADNSQQTDTSTDVDTDHKNQLHGVQNAAVMVDSVDQSKSKSGDQKTLRRLAQNREAARKSRLRKKAYVQQLESSRLRLTELEQELQRARQQGIFIASGLSGDHGHTVAGNAALAFDMEYGRWLDEHQRLINDLRSAVNSHMGDNELCILVGGVMAHYDEVFRLKSIGAKADVFHMLSGMWKTPAERCFMWLGGFRSSELLKILGNHLEPLTDQQLMGICNLQQSSQQAEDALSQGMEALQQSLVDTLSSASLGPSASGNVADYMGQMAIAMGKLATLENFLHQADLLRQQTLQQMQRILTTRQAARALLVFSDYTSRLRALSSLWLARPRN; this comes from the exons ATGCAGAGCTTCAAAGCTGCCGCAACTACTAATCCAGACATGTTTTGCcactcttctttctttctcag AGGAGACGATTGTAATAGCCGTAACCAGACGCGTTTCCCGGATCTTGGAGAGCTTGATCATTCCGCTGCTGCTTTTCATCACGATGATGCTTTTGATTTAAGCCCAA GCTCCATTTTTAGTTTAAAATCCAACAATGTTGGTGTTGTTGCTAATTGCTTGCACTATGGCGCCTTGAACACG AGCATTGGTGCAACAGCGATAGTTTCAAGTGGAACGGGGTGTTTGGATACAGGGCAGTTCATGTACCAGAAGGGCGCAACATTTGGTGCCTCGTTGGGAAATGGCCATATTGAGAACTGGGCTGACTCTGGCCTTGCTGATAATAGCCAACAGACTGACACTTCTACTGATGTTGACACTGACCATAAAAACCAG CTTCATGGAGTTCAAAATGCAGCTGTAATGGTGGATTCGGTGGATCAATCCAAGTCAAAAAGTGGTGATCAAAAG ACACTTCGCAGGCTTGCTCAGAATCGAGAAGCTGCAAGGAAGAGTAGATTGAGGAAAAAA GCCTATGTCCAGCAGCTTGAGAGTAGTCGACTCAGGCTTACAGAACTAGAGCAAGAGCTTCAAAGGGCACGGCAGCAG GGTATTTTTATTGCATCTGGACTTTCTGGGGACCATGGCCATACAGTTGCGGGAAATG CTGCTCTGGCATTTGACATGGAATATGGACGCTGGCTTGATGAACATCAACGACTGATAAATGACTTAAGATCAGCTGTAAATTCTCATATGGGGGATAATGAATTGTGCATTCTTGTTGGGGGTGTCATGGCTCATTATGATGAGGTTTTCAGGCTAAAAAGCATTGGTGCCAAGGCAGATGTATTTCACATGCTATCTGGTATGTGGAAAACACCTGCAGAGAGGTGCTTTATGTGGTTGGGAGGATTTCGTTCATCCGAACTTCTGAAG ATCCTTGGAAACCACCTAGAGCCTTTGACAGACCAACAATTAATGGGCATATGTAATCTGCAGCAGTCGTCTCAACAGGCTGAAGATGCCTTATCACAAGGAATGGAAGCTTTGCAACAATCTTTAGTAGACACCCTTTCATCTGCATCTCTGGGTCCTTCTGCCTCTGGAAATGTTGCAGACTACATGGGCCAGATGGCAATTGCAATGGGCAAACTTGCCACATTGGAAAACTTTCTTCACCAG GCTGACCTTTTGAGGCAGCAAACTCTGCAACAAATGCAGCGGATTTTGACCACACGCCAAGCAGCCCGAGCCCTTCTAGTTTTTAGTGATTACACTTCTCGGCTCCGGGCACTTAGCTCCTTATGGTTAGCCAGACCTAGAAactga
- the LOC107918591 gene encoding transcription factor TGA2.3 isoform X3 has protein sequence MYQKGATFGASLGNGHIENWADSGLADNSQQTDTSTDVDTDHKNQLHGVQNAAVMVDSVDQSKSKSGDQKTLRRLAQNREAARKSRLRKKAYVQQLESSRLRLTELEQELQRARQQGIFIASGLSGDHGHTVAGNAALAFDMEYGRWLDEHQRLINDLRSAVNSHMGDNELCILVGGVMAHYDEVFRLKSIGAKADVFHMLSGMWKTPAERCFMWLGGFRSSELLKILGNHLEPLTDQQLMGICNLQQSSQQAEDALSQGMEALQQSLVDTLSSASLGPSASGNVADYMGQMAIAMGKLATLENFLHQADLLRQQTLQQMQRILTTRQAARALLVFSDYTSRLRALSSLWLARPRN, from the exons ATGTACCAGAAGGGCGCAACATTTGGTGCCTCGTTGGGAAATGGCCATATTGAGAACTGGGCTGACTCTGGCCTTGCTGATAATAGCCAACAGACTGACACTTCTACTGATGTTGACACTGACCATAAAAACCAG CTTCATGGAGTTCAAAATGCAGCTGTAATGGTGGATTCGGTGGATCAATCCAAGTCAAAAAGTGGTGATCAAAAG ACACTTCGCAGGCTTGCTCAGAATCGAGAAGCTGCAAGGAAGAGTAGATTGAGGAAAAAA GCCTATGTCCAGCAGCTTGAGAGTAGTCGACTCAGGCTTACAGAACTAGAGCAAGAGCTTCAAAGGGCACGGCAGCAG GGTATTTTTATTGCATCTGGACTTTCTGGGGACCATGGCCATACAGTTGCGGGAAATG CTGCTCTGGCATTTGACATGGAATATGGACGCTGGCTTGATGAACATCAACGACTGATAAATGACTTAAGATCAGCTGTAAATTCTCATATGGGGGATAATGAATTGTGCATTCTTGTTGGGGGTGTCATGGCTCATTATGATGAGGTTTTCAGGCTAAAAAGCATTGGTGCCAAGGCAGATGTATTTCACATGCTATCTGGTATGTGGAAAACACCTGCAGAGAGGTGCTTTATGTGGTTGGGAGGATTTCGTTCATCCGAACTTCTGAAG ATCCTTGGAAACCACCTAGAGCCTTTGACAGACCAACAATTAATGGGCATATGTAATCTGCAGCAGTCGTCTCAACAGGCTGAAGATGCCTTATCACAAGGAATGGAAGCTTTGCAACAATCTTTAGTAGACACCCTTTCATCTGCATCTCTGGGTCCTTCTGCCTCTGGAAATGTTGCAGACTACATGGGCCAGATGGCAATTGCAATGGGCAAACTTGCCACATTGGAAAACTTTCTTCACCAG GCTGACCTTTTGAGGCAGCAAACTCTGCAACAAATGCAGCGGATTTTGACCACACGCCAAGCAGCCCGAGCCCTTCTAGTTTTTAGTGATTACACTTCTCGGCTCCGGGCACTTAGCTCCTTATGGTTAGCCAGACCTAGAAactga
- the LOC107920783 gene encoding CTL-like protein DDB_G0274487 produces the protein MSDSNISSSSSDSASIATVDQNVGRNERIIDADQTFSPELRHWRDVFWLAIFIIHLIVLGVLLAIFGLNRFKTADRLNIDRYTEGFWENNNGLTETYWPKYAVAGGVGTGLGCIWLLLLGSRANQMMKVSVHILTTYLAVISVLCFWCEQFFWGVAFATGAALQFLYVIAVIDRLPFTMLVLQKAVKLVWSLPEVTRVAYAFMAVMLLWMGIWSFGAAGVVASSRGDLGRWWLLVVLSVSLFWTGAVLCNTVHVIVSGLVFLVLLHGGRNASSMPPNSLMKSLRYAVTTSFGSICYGSLFTAAIRTLRWEIRGFRSKIGNNECLLCCVDFLFQLVETLVRFFNKYAYVQIAVYGKGFNRSARDAWELFQSTGVEALVAYDCSGAVLLMGTILGGLITGTCAGVWTWITWRDRVIMVGSTAMLMGMVLVGLAMVVVESAVTSIYICYAEDPSLIRRWDPQFFNQMSETLHQRLQHRSARAREVLTQNQLDSHMQDTFHL, from the exons ATGAGCGACTCTAACATCTCTTCCTCTTCCTCTGATTCTGCATCCATCGCCACCGTCGATCAG AATGTAGGGAGGAATGAAAGAATTATAGATGCTGATCAAACGTTTTCTCCAGAGTTGCGTCATTGGCGTGATGTTTTCTGGTTAGCAATATTCATAATTCATTTGATTGTGTTAGGAGTTTTGCTCGCCATTTTTGGACTCAATAGGTTTAAGACAGCAGATAGGCTAAACATTGATAGATATACTGAAGGGTTTTGGGAGAATAATAACGGATTGACGGAGACTTATTGGCCCAAGTATGCTGTTGCCGGTGGGGTTGGTACCGGTCTTGGATGTATTTGGTTGTTGTTGCTTGGTTCACGCGCTAACCAAATGATGAAGGTTTCAGTTCATATTTTGACAACATACCTTGCTGTGATTAGTGTTTTATGTTTCTGGTGCGAACAATTTTTCTGGGGCGTGGCCTTTGCAACTGGTGCTGCGCTACAGTTCTTGTATGTCATAGCAGTTATAGACAG ACTTCCATTCACCATGCTGGTCTTGCAAAAAGCTGTTAAACTGGTATGGAGTCTTCCTGAAGTTACAAGAGTAGCATATGCATTTATGGCAGTCATGCTTTTATGGATGGGCATATGGTCTTTTGGAGCGGCTGGTGTTGTGGCTTCAAGCAGGGGTGACCTAGGACGCTGGTGGCTTCTTGTG GTTCTCTCTGTAAGCTTATTTTGGACTGGTGCTGTCCTCTGCAATACTGTACATGTTATAGTGTCCGGGCTTGTGTTTCTCGTGCTTCTTCATGGCGGTCGAAATGCTTCATCAATGCCTCCCAACTCATTGATGAAATCCCTACGATATGCTGTAACAACATCCTTTGGAAGCATTTGTTACGGGTCACTTTTCACAGCTGCTATTCGGACTCTGCGATGGGAA ATCAGGGGATTCCGGTCCAAAATTGGCAACAATGAATGCTTGCTTTGCTGCGTTGATTTTTTGTTTCAGCTTGTGGAGACCCTTGTTCGATTTTTCAACAAGTATGCCTACGTCCAG ATAGCTGTTTATGGGAAAGGTTTTAACCGATCGGCAAGGGATGCCTGGGAGTTATTCCAGTCAACTGGAGTTGAAGCACTAGTTGCCTATGATTGTTCGGGTGCTGTTCTGCTGATGGGTACTATCTTGGGTGGTCTTATCACTGGAACTTGTGCTGGTGTTTGGACTTGGATTACTTGGAGGGACAGAGTGATTATGGTGGGGTCAACTGCAATGTTGATGGGAATGGTCTTG GTGGGACTTGCAATGGTGGTTGTTGAAAGTGCTGTTACATCTATATACATCTGTTATGCAGAAGACCCTTCCTTGATTCGAAGATGGGATCCTCAGTTCTTTAACCAAATGTCGGAGACGCTGCACCAGCGTCTGCAACATAGGAGTGCACGAGCCAGGGAAGTATTGACTCAGAACCAGCTTGACAGCCACATGCAAGATACATTCCATCTTTGA